The Mycolicibacterium flavescens genome has a segment encoding these proteins:
- a CDS encoding putative integral membrane protein, whose product MRQAAVLVAVEGAAALVAALVYVVSGFGRAEESGLNKYGTALWFAIMGAGVLAAAWALWTGRRWGRGIAVFAQLLLLPVVYYMGVGSHQWLYAAPIGVVAMVTLALLFSPSTLEWVGTHGDSAASADSSGPETR is encoded by the coding sequence GTGCGCCAAGCCGCTGTCCTGGTCGCCGTGGAGGGCGCGGCTGCCCTGGTCGCGGCGCTGGTCTATGTGGTGAGCGGGTTCGGCAGGGCCGAAGAGTCCGGGCTGAACAAATACGGCACGGCGCTGTGGTTCGCGATCATGGGCGCCGGTGTGCTGGCCGCGGCATGGGCGTTGTGGACGGGCAGGCGGTGGGGGCGTGGCATCGCCGTGTTCGCCCAACTGCTGCTCCTACCGGTCGTCTACTACATGGGCGTCGGTTCGCACCAGTGGTTGTACGCCGCGCCCATCGGCGTGGTGGCGATGGTGACGCTGGCGCTGCTGTTCAGTCCCTCGACCCTGGAGTGGGTGGGGACTCACGGCGATTCTGCGGCCAGCGC